The following coding sequences lie in one Saccopteryx bilineata isolate mSacBil1 chromosome 5, mSacBil1_pri_phased_curated, whole genome shotgun sequence genomic window:
- the HPGDS gene encoding hematopoietic prostaglandin D synthase, which produces MPSYKLTYFNMRGRAEIIRYIFAYLDIKYEDHRIEQADWPEIKPTLPFGKIPILEVDGLHLHQSLAIARYLTKNTDLAGKTELEQCQIDAVVDTLDDFMSRFPWAEKKQDRKEQMFNELLTYDAPHLLKYLDTYLGEKEWFIGNSVTWADFYWEICSTTLLVFKPDLLDIHPRLVRLQKKVQTIPAIADWIQRRPHTRL; this is translated from the exons ATGCCAAGCTACAAActcacatattttaatatgagAGGGAGAGCAGAAATTATTCGTTACATATTTGCATATTTGGATATAAAGTATGAAGACCACAGAATAGAACAAGCTGATTGGCCTGAAATCAAACCAA CTCTTCCATTTGGCAAAATCCCCATTTTGGAAGTTGATGGACTTCATCTTCACCAGAGCCTAGCAATAGCAAGATACTTAACCAAAAACACAG ACTTGGCTGGAAAAACAGAACTGGAACAATGTCAGATTGATGCTGTTGTGGACACACTGGATGATTTCATGTCACGGTTTCCTTGGGCTGAGAAAAAACAGGATAGAAAA gAGCAGATGTTTAATGAACTACTTACATATGATGCACCTCATCTTCTGAAATATTTGGACACATACTTAGGGGAAAAAGAGTGGTTCATTGGTAACTCT GTCACTTGGGCAGATTTCTACTGGGAAATTTGCAGTACTACACTTCTGGTCTTTAAACCTGACTTGTTGGACATCCATCCCAGGCTGGTGAGGTTACAGAAGAAAGTCCAAACCATTCCTGCCATTGCTGACTGGATCCAGCGGAGGCCCCACACCAGACTCTAG